In Leptolyngbya sp. SIO1E4, one DNA window encodes the following:
- a CDS encoding class I SAM-dependent methyltransferase, producing the protein MYNKNFWDERYNADEYLYGTEANSFLVKHADLLHGPVLSLSEGEGRNAVFLATRGLSVLGVDCSEVGLEKAQSLAKSRGVVIETEVADLAEFQPKENHFGAIVSISAHLPSAIRHKLYPLIEKALKPDGIFLLEAYSESQLSKNTGGPKDTDMLMTVAKLRQELPSLKPILALEIEREISEGKGHTGMASVVQYIARKAV; encoded by the coding sequence ATGTACAACAAAAACTTCTGGGACGAACGATACAACGCTGACGAATATCTTTACGGTACAGAGGCAAACTCTTTCTTGGTCAAACACGCAGATTTGCTTCATGGGCCGGTACTCTCGTTATCCGAGGGAGAGGGGCGCAATGCCGTTTTTTTAGCAACTCGCGGTTTAAGCGTACTCGGCGTAGACTGCTCGGAAGTCGGTTTAGAAAAAGCCCAATCATTAGCTAAGTCTCGCGGTGTGGTTATTGAAACAGAAGTTGCTGATCTAGCCGAATTCCAACCAAAAGAAAACCACTTCGGTGCCATCGTCTCTATTTCCGCTCACTTACCCAGTGCCATTCGCCACAAGCTGTATCCACTGATTGAAAAAGCGCTTAAACCAGATGGCATATTTCTGCTTGAGGCATATTCTGAAAGCCAGTTGTCCAAAAATACGGGCGGCCCCAAAGACACTGACATGCTCATGACTGTTGCCAAGCTTCGTCAAGAACTTCCCAGTCTCAAACCGATTCTGGCCCTAGAAATCGAACGTGAGATCAGCGAGGGGAAAGGGCACACGGGTATGGCATCAGTCGTGCAGTACATTGCGAGAAAAGCGGTCTAA
- a CDS encoding DUF433 domain-containing protein — protein sequence MSYRDIITIEPDKRGGKPCIRRMRITVYDVLGWLATGMSAAEIIDNFPELTETDIRTCLEFAADRDHHLVASVSAA from the coding sequence ATGAGCTATCGCGACATCATAACAATCGAGCCTGATAAGCGTGGTGGCAAGCCCTGCATCCGCCGGATGCGAATTACGGTCTATGACGTTCTAGGGTGGTTAGCGACTGGCATGTCTGCTGCTGAGATCATCGATAACTTTCCAGAATTGACGGAAACCGACATCAGAACCTGTTTGGAGTTCGCGGCTGATCGGGATCATCATTTAGTTGCTTCGGTGAGTGCTGCTTGA
- a CDS encoding helix-turn-helix transcriptional regulator, translating to MRHESFDGARGCYIEAALSVIAGKWKGVILYHLIGEPKRFNELKRSFPELSHRILTRQLRELENDGVISRKIYPEIPPKVEYSLTDLGRLLEPSLLSLEGWGVKYIETTRYSRNCQLDKAE from the coding sequence ATGAGACATGAATCGTTTGATGGGGCACGAGGCTGCTACATAGAAGCTGCTTTATCAGTCATTGCAGGTAAGTGGAAAGGTGTGATTCTCTACCACTTGATTGGTGAACCAAAGCGATTCAATGAACTTAAACGTAGCTTTCCTGAACTATCGCACCGGATTTTAACGAGGCAGCTAAGAGAATTAGAGAATGACGGTGTGATTAGCCGCAAGATTTATCCAGAAATTCCGCCTAAAGTCGAGTATTCACTGACAGATTTAGGTAGGTTGCTAGAGCCGTCATTATTGTCACTCGAAGGCTGGGGAGTCAAATACATTGAAACAACAAGATATTCAAGAAACTGTCAGTTAGATAAAGCTGAGTAG
- a CDS encoding NAD-dependent epimerase/dehydratase family protein has protein sequence MKIFVIGASGFIGGSIATALVSAGHEVLGLCRSTDKAALLKQRRIEPVLGTLRDEQILFQSAHAADAVINAADADDPFVVEILLQALEGSGKKLIHTSGSSIVGDRAAGTYSNRIFHEDIPRPIRFEKIGRVAVDTQVIESVVREVHSIVICPCLIYGYGTGLHTQSIQIPWMIAVAKKHQMARYIGKGENIWSTVHIDDVVSAYMLALEKAPAGSFFFLENGESSFREIAETIQDELGFGGTAQSWTVEEAITEWGQEAAHFAFGSNSRIRSGKAKSFLGWEPRHSSVIDWLKEKTSL, from the coding sequence ATGAAGATTTTTGTCATTGGAGCATCTGGTTTTATCGGCGGTTCAATCGCTACTGCTTTGGTGTCTGCTGGCCATGAAGTGCTTGGCTTGTGCAGGTCAACCGATAAAGCTGCATTGCTTAAGCAGAGGAGGATTGAACCAGTTCTTGGAACACTGCGGGATGAGCAAATTCTCTTTCAATCCGCTCATGCTGCAGATGCCGTTATCAATGCCGCCGATGCAGACGATCCATTCGTTGTGGAGATATTACTTCAAGCACTTGAAGGGTCAGGCAAGAAGCTGATTCATACTAGTGGATCAAGCATTGTCGGCGATCGCGCCGCTGGTACATATAGCAACCGTATTTTCCATGAGGATATTCCGCGTCCAATTCGCTTTGAAAAAATTGGGCGTGTGGCAGTTGATACTCAGGTTATTGAAAGTGTTGTTCGGGAAGTCCATTCCATCGTCATCTGTCCCTGTCTCATCTACGGTTATGGTACAGGTCTACATACTCAAAGCATACAGATTCCTTGGATGATTGCCGTTGCTAAAAAACACCAAATGGCTCGATATATTGGCAAAGGAGAAAATATCTGGTCAACAGTTCATATTGACGACGTTGTGAGTGCCTACATGCTCGCACTCGAGAAAGCTCCTGCCGGGTCATTTTTCTTCCTTGAAAATGGTGAATCGAGTTTTAGAGAAATTGCCGAAACTATACAAGATGAACTTGGTTTTGGGGGAACAGCACAGAGCTGGACAGTGGAGGAAGCCATTACAGAGTGGGGACAAGAAGCTGCCCACTTTGCCTTTGGCTCAAATAGCCGCATCCGCTCAGGGAAAGCTAAAAGCTTTCTAGGATGGGAACCTAGACATTCATCAGTAATTGATTGGTTGAAGGAAAAAACAAGTTTATAG
- the bdcA gene encoding SDR family oxidoreductase produces MANLMNKRALVLGGSRGIGAAIVERLASEGAATTFTYNRSAESAMALASRTNAKALQADSSDRVAVSQVIAEQGALDILVINAGMLVMGNPLEIDPEDVDQMIDINIRGPYHAAVDGARQMNEGGRIVIIGSVNGDRMPFAGGAAYALTKSAIQGMVRGLARDFGDRGITVNSVQPGPVNTDMNPADGPMKDAMHSFMAIKRHAEPAEIAGMVAYLVGSEASIVTGAQHTIDGGFGA; encoded by the coding sequence ATGGCAAATCTAATGAATAAACGTGCATTGGTGTTGGGTGGCAGTCGTGGCATTGGTGCAGCGATTGTCGAACGATTAGCATCAGAAGGAGCCGCAACTACTTTTACTTACAATCGTTCTGCTGAGAGCGCTATGGCATTAGCAAGTCGAACTAATGCTAAGGCCTTGCAGGCAGACAGTTCTGACAGGGTAGCGGTTAGTCAGGTGATTGCTGAACAAGGGGCGTTGGATATTTTGGTGATCAACGCTGGCATGTTGGTCATGGGGAATCCCCTGGAAATTGATCCAGAGGATGTGGACCAAATGATTGATATCAATATTCGTGGTCCTTACCATGCAGCGGTTGATGGGGCTCGTCAGATGAATGAAGGTGGACGAATTGTGATCATTGGATCAGTGAATGGAGATCGCATGCCGTTTGCTGGCGGTGCAGCCTATGCACTTACCAAGTCAGCGATTCAAGGGATGGTTCGTGGCCTTGCAAGAGACTTTGGCGATCGCGGAATTACGGTCAATAGCGTTCAACCCGGTCCAGTTAATACTGATATGAATCCTGCTGATGGTCCGATGAAGGACGCGATGCATTCATTTATGGCGATTAAGCGTCATGCCGAGCCCGCAGAAATTGCTGGTATGGTTGCCTACTTAGTAGGCTCTGAGGCTAGCATTGTGACGGGCGCACAACACACGATTGACGGTGGCTTTGGGGCCTAA
- a CDS encoding YcaQ family DNA glycosylase produces MIEIKHPKEQARLRRLALAAQGLLQAQPYGRGLAGARKAINHLGYVQIDTISVVERAHHHVFYARVPEFEPAMTHQMLLNGDIFEYWAHAAAFLPIADFRFSLPYKHAIKNGQTHWYRTRDTKLMGELLARIRADGPLRSRDIETNTTKRAGWWDWKPAKKALEQLYMEGDLMVSDREGFQKTYDLTERVLPSHVNSQMPSMEEFATHMVDQQLRCHGVISLKGLTYQRRNAELRKAVKALVNERLAQRTLEQVQVSSGEVFILETGALERSLPRLNSRMLILSPFDNSVIQRERLKALFEYDYRIECYVPAAKRQYGYFCLPLLFRDEFIGRMDCKAHRKTSHLEIKSLHFEPHHFDEDLIITAFVDAVTQFCDFQKCDSVSLTKVHPKHLTQHLHSALEPLQGDRKG; encoded by the coding sequence ATGATTGAAATTAAACATCCAAAAGAGCAGGCGCGGTTACGCCGACTGGCCTTGGCTGCCCAAGGTTTGTTGCAGGCTCAGCCCTATGGCCGTGGGTTGGCGGGGGCGCGTAAAGCGATTAACCACCTAGGCTACGTACAGATCGACACCATATCAGTGGTGGAACGAGCACACCATCATGTTTTTTACGCTCGGGTGCCTGAGTTTGAGCCCGCTATGACCCATCAAATGTTGCTCAACGGCGACATTTTTGAGTATTGGGCCCATGCGGCGGCTTTTCTCCCCATCGCCGATTTTCGCTTCTCTTTACCTTACAAACACGCTATTAAAAACGGCCAAACCCACTGGTATAGAACCCGTGATACGAAGCTCATGGGTGAACTGTTGGCCCGTATCCGTGCCGATGGCCCGCTACGATCGCGAGATATCGAAACGAACACGACAAAACGGGCAGGCTGGTGGGACTGGAAACCCGCCAAAAAAGCACTCGAACAGTTGTACATGGAGGGCGATCTCATGGTCAGCGATCGCGAAGGCTTCCAGAAAACCTATGACCTGACCGAGCGAGTCCTGCCATCTCACGTAAATTCACAAATGCCCAGCATGGAAGAATTTGCGACGCATATGGTCGATCAACAATTACGCTGCCATGGGGTGATTTCACTCAAGGGGCTGACCTACCAGCGTCGAAATGCTGAACTCCGTAAGGCTGTAAAAGCTTTGGTCAACGAAAGGTTAGCGCAGCGCACTTTAGAACAAGTACAAGTGAGCAGTGGCGAAGTATTTATCTTGGAAACGGGGGCGTTGGAACGTTCTCTGCCCCGGTTAAACAGCCGCATGTTGATTCTTTCGCCATTTGACAATAGCGTTATACAGCGAGAACGGCTCAAAGCCCTATTTGAATACGACTACCGGATAGAGTGTTATGTACCCGCAGCAAAACGTCAGTATGGCTACTTTTGCTTGCCACTACTTTTCCGCGATGAATTTATTGGGCGGATGGATTGTAAAGCCCATCGAAAAACCAGTCATTTAGAGATCAAATCACTCCATTTTGAACCACATCATTTTGATGAAGATTTAATCATTACTGCATTTGTAGATGCCGTTACACAATTCTGTGATTTTCAAAAGTGTGACTCAGTTTCTTTGACTAAAGTCCACCCAAAACATCTAACTCAACATTTGCATAGTGCGCTAGAACCTCTACAAGGCGATCGCAAAGGCTAA
- a CDS encoding NACHT domain-containing protein — protein MSYGPAAKQRTLSLLLALLDYGNDELVVEDETALERLRSQLTLHWPTDRQLIVRTKVRNLETLTQLAPGDQPLANAQVKAALHHLEHHLGLLEDNRTSRRGSDTWHFTLNLWHHRRDRAAIIKRFHDVWEQQRSDTSKRQTPADSTPGMETAPNTDDWQDLCRQALSTAAHNTLTTNALNAPAGLSFELADLYVPLNLVARSPDARSTEDEGPKPIAPTHLLETIRQQDMCRVAIVGEPGAGKTTLLQQIALWVLDHTADLPILISLADLGDRALEEYLLHDWLKIALGKRTVPTETQEALADHIEAGRVWLLLDAIDEMATSNSLTLTTLAKQMAGWLRHARFVVTCRLSLWDGGKNALATFLTYRLLGYNSHQHQVETVIRRWFQASPEQGEQLCRQLARPERKRLRSTIRNPLRLALLCRIGGQGQLPETQHQLYQQFVTALYDWKQDYFPTPLIERQHLNRLLAKLALTALTRSLFQLPLSLITQTLALEDLERLDRAIQLGWLTPIANTVGEKVYRFSHSTFQDYFAAQAIDHWQVFTTPQGDTLPISSPTWQAVILLWLGRDDIPDADKTALMDYLVTFEDGCGGFFRDRARLLAGRALAEYPNFAAGNQIIANLLRWRLNIGNQVPPMLIEGAKSALAESDHGRVVRALATLAQDSTQALFSRWIAAYSLGRSYEPDNPVAIATLSELLQAVRHINLKMDLARHLGTLVPEHPEAVNTLVDIIETASQQTIQRKAALRLAKIAPHHPLPITTFEHILTGTPSIQLRRSTIAALQEIAPHHPLLAAEPVTTHQQSAPKKRKTPKLRSQQRPLNAQTRIDKILELLQTTSKPNIRFSLARQLGQLQPGHPQAIAVFFEYLSNPEPLSMLKPVCDTLRDCLTPEQLPGMVSRLKPLYEEAIAAGNQDCKLAYCKLLWEWSDELGYPQFRECWHSQQQCSE, from the coding sequence TTGAGTTACGGACCCGCGGCCAAACAGCGGACATTGTCGTTGCTGCTGGCATTGCTGGACTACGGTAATGACGAACTGGTTGTGGAGGATGAAACGGCACTGGAGCGCTTACGATCGCAACTCACCCTGCACTGGCCCACCGATCGCCAACTCATCGTTCGCACGAAGGTCCGTAATCTGGAAACCCTAACTCAACTGGCACCTGGCGATCAACCCCTGGCGAATGCTCAGGTTAAAGCGGCGCTACATCACCTGGAACATCACCTCGGGTTACTCGAAGACAATCGCACCAGCCGCCGTGGATCAGACACCTGGCACTTTACGCTGAATCTCTGGCATCACCGCCGCGATCGCGCCGCCATCATCAAGCGCTTTCACGACGTTTGGGAACAGCAGCGCTCGGATACCTCGAAGCGCCAAACCCCGGCTGACTCGACTCCAGGCATGGAAACGGCCCCCAACACTGATGACTGGCAAGACCTCTGCCGTCAAGCATTGAGTACTGCAGCCCACAATACGCTGACTACCAACGCCCTAAACGCTCCTGCGGGTCTCAGCTTTGAGCTGGCCGATCTGTATGTGCCCCTAAACCTCGTCGCGCGATCGCCCGATGCGCGTTCAACTGAAGATGAAGGCCCCAAGCCGATTGCACCCACTCACCTCTTAGAAACGATTCGTCAGCAGGACATGTGTCGTGTCGCCATTGTGGGTGAGCCGGGGGCTGGCAAAACCACGCTGCTACAGCAGATAGCGCTGTGGGTGCTCGATCACACGGCTGACCTACCGATTCTGATTTCCCTGGCAGACTTGGGCGATCGCGCCCTCGAAGAGTACCTGCTGCACGACTGGTTAAAAATAGCGTTGGGCAAACGGACGGTACCGACTGAAACGCAGGAGGCGCTAGCGGACCATATCGAAGCAGGGCGGGTGTGGCTGCTGCTGGATGCGATCGATGAAATGGCCACTTCAAACAGCCTGACCTTAACCACCCTGGCTAAGCAAATGGCGGGATGGTTGCGCCATGCCCGCTTTGTCGTGACCTGCCGCCTAAGTCTGTGGGATGGGGGTAAAAATGCGCTAGCCACCTTCCTGACCTATCGCCTGTTGGGGTACAACAGTCATCAACACCAAGTTGAAACGGTGATTCGTCGCTGGTTCCAGGCCAGTCCCGAGCAGGGCGAACAGCTCTGCCGTCAACTTGCCCGCCCAGAACGCAAAAGACTGCGGAGCACGATTCGCAATCCTCTCCGCCTCGCCCTACTCTGTCGTATTGGGGGGCAGGGGCAGCTGCCGGAGACGCAGCATCAGCTCTATCAGCAGTTTGTTACAGCCCTGTACGACTGGAAACAAGATTACTTTCCTACCCCCCTGATAGAACGGCAGCACCTGAATCGTCTATTAGCCAAGCTGGCCCTCACAGCCTTGACGCGATCGCTGTTTCAGCTGCCGCTGTCTCTCATAACCCAAACGCTAGCGCTGGAGGACCTGGAGCGACTTGATCGGGCTATCCAGCTGGGCTGGCTTACCCCCATCGCCAACACCGTCGGCGAGAAGGTTTATCGCTTTTCCCACAGCACGTTTCAGGATTATTTCGCAGCCCAGGCCATTGATCACTGGCAAGTGTTCACAACCCCACAAGGAGATACCCTGCCGATCTCGTCTCCTACCTGGCAGGCGGTGATCTTGCTATGGCTGGGCCGCGATGATATCCCCGATGCTGACAAGACAGCTTTGATGGATTATCTCGTCACCTTCGAGGATGGATGCGGTGGCTTTTTTCGAGATCGCGCTCGGTTGTTGGCAGGGCGGGCGCTAGCGGAATATCCCAACTTTGCGGCAGGCAACCAGATTATTGCCAACCTGCTGAGATGGCGACTCAACATCGGCAATCAGGTGCCGCCCATGCTAATTGAAGGTGCAAAGTCGGCGCTGGCTGAATCAGACCATGGCCGTGTGGTCAGAGCACTGGCGACCTTGGCACAAGATTCCACCCAGGCTCTCTTCAGCCGCTGGATAGCAGCCTACAGTTTGGGCCGTAGCTATGAACCCGACAACCCAGTGGCGATAGCGACTCTCTCAGAGCTGCTACAGGCCGTTCGCCATATCAATCTCAAAATGGACCTGGCTCGTCACTTGGGCACTCTGGTTCCTGAGCATCCCGAGGCTGTCAACACATTAGTTGACATCATCGAAACGGCCTCACAGCAAACCATACAACGCAAAGCCGCTCTACGTTTGGCTAAAATTGCGCCCCATCATCCCCTGCCCATTACAACTTTCGAGCACATTCTGACCGGCACTCCGAGTATCCAATTGCGGCGCTCAACTATCGCCGCCCTCCAAGAGATAGCCCCCCATCATCCCTTGCTCGCGGCTGAGCCAGTTACGACTCATCAACAGTCGGCTCCTAAAAAGCGAAAAACACCCAAGCTACGTTCCCAACAACGTCCACTCAATGCCCAAACTCGCATCGACAAAATTCTGGAGCTGCTGCAAACCACCTCAAAACCCAACATTCGCTTCAGCTTGGCCCGCCAGCTAGGGCAGTTACAGCCTGGGCATCCGCAGGCGATCGCGGTTTTCTTCGAGTATTTGAGCAATCCTGAGCCCCTGTCTATGCTTAAACCTGTCTGTGACACGCTGCGAGACTGCCTCACCCCTGAGCAACTTCCTGGCATGGTTTCTCGGCTAAAGCCGCTTTATGAGGAGGCGATCGCAGCGGGAAATCAGGACTGCAAGCTGGCCTACTGTAAGCTGCTATGGGAATGGTCTGATGAACTGGGATATCCACAGTTTCGTGAGTGTTGGCATTCGCAGCAACAATGCTCGGAGTAG
- a CDS encoding TetR/AcrR family transcriptional regulator — MVTKKIRGRGRPRGFDVDKGLAIARQLFHQRGFDGVGVAELSQKMGITAPSLYSAFGSKCELFERVLEKYVAEKSGWLVSTLQEENSVNATIAKLFKRASEVYTADATQLGCLVLDGARNCNDAKACELSAKFRQATWQMLCDHIAKEHTQKAPMLASYVLTILMGLSAAARDGLSESELQTIGEIAAHGFEVHVAQTT; from the coding sequence GTGGTCACTAAAAAAATAAGAGGGAGAGGTCGTCCTAGAGGATTTGATGTCGATAAAGGGCTTGCTATTGCCAGGCAACTCTTTCACCAGCGAGGGTTCGATGGTGTCGGAGTGGCAGAGCTAAGTCAGAAGATGGGAATCACTGCTCCTAGCCTCTATTCAGCGTTTGGTAGCAAATGCGAACTTTTCGAGCGAGTTTTGGAAAAGTATGTGGCAGAAAAGAGCGGATGGCTAGTATCTACATTGCAAGAGGAAAATTCTGTGAACGCCACAATCGCGAAGCTTTTCAAGCGTGCCAGTGAGGTTTACACAGCAGACGCAACCCAGCTAGGTTGTCTCGTCCTCGATGGAGCACGTAACTGTAATGATGCTAAGGCTTGCGAACTGAGTGCTAAATTTCGACAGGCAACTTGGCAAATGCTGTGCGATCACATCGCCAAAGAGCACACCCAAAAGGCACCAATGCTAGCAAGTTATGTCTTGACAATCTTAATGGGATTGTCGGCAGCAGCTCGTGATGGGCTCTCTGAATCAGAGCTTCAAACTATTGGTGAGATTGCTGCACATGGGTTTGAGGTCCATGTAGCACAGACGACCTAA
- a CDS encoding TROVE domain-containing protein — MNYTFFTQATKTPQTQPIPGRQAEMTQGRSGGYVFKADLWQQLRRCLLLGTAQGSFYADKHELTNEFVETVQQAVEINPQRVAEEIVYASDGHAVNNSAPLLALVLLSMGETAEAKQAFQEIFLSVVRTGSHFYEWLSYTRSLRGFGKLVRMCGQAWLTKPDSKALAYQFLKYQQRHGFTHRDALRLFHVKPETPDQQALYQWATQGWETVPQAPPTEAMRQIWWYERVKCDPSLTRAAIREGRLTHEMIAPIGQMDQAAWQLLFEDMPIGALLRNLGSLTALGVLQTHKGKNLKHLAKRLQDKRQLRRGRIHPIDVLKALKTYRSGGKVGRSQKTWTPVARVVDILETALERSFDVVEPTGKTFLHAIDISGSMSFYSVGSVGLTCCEIATTLALTTAKAEENYIIRGFSTDFRDLGITARDSFHSALEKASNQNFGGTDASVAYDWAIRNRAYVDVFCFWTDSESWAGKAHPSQRLAAYRKKVNPNAKAVYVTLAPYRISLVDPQDPNSWDFGGFDPAMPKIIQMIAQGEL; from the coding sequence ATGAACTACACTTTTTTCACCCAAGCGACAAAAACCCCTCAAACGCAGCCGATTCCTGGTCGCCAGGCTGAAATGACCCAGGGACGCTCCGGCGGCTATGTGTTCAAGGCGGATCTGTGGCAGCAGTTACGGCGCTGCCTATTGTTAGGGACGGCTCAGGGCAGCTTTTACGCTGACAAGCACGAACTGACAAATGAATTTGTTGAGACTGTGCAACAGGCAGTAGAAATTAACCCCCAACGCGTTGCCGAAGAGATTGTCTATGCCAGCGACGGCCACGCCGTTAACAACAGTGCTCCCTTGCTGGCTTTGGTTTTGCTCTCCATGGGCGAAACGGCTGAAGCGAAGCAGGCATTTCAGGAAATCTTCCTGAGCGTTGTCCGCACGGGTAGCCACTTTTATGAATGGCTGAGTTACACTCGCTCTTTGCGGGGCTTTGGTAAGCTCGTGCGGATGTGTGGGCAAGCCTGGCTGACAAAGCCGGATAGCAAGGCACTGGCCTACCAGTTCCTGAAGTACCAGCAGCGCCATGGCTTCACCCACCGCGATGCCCTGCGCCTCTTCCACGTGAAGCCTGAAACGCCTGACCAGCAGGCGCTCTACCAATGGGCGACTCAGGGCTGGGAAACTGTGCCGCAGGCTCCCCCGACTGAAGCGATGCGCCAAATTTGGTGGTATGAGCGGGTCAAGTGCGATCCTTCGCTCACCCGCGCCGCGATTCGCGAAGGGCGCTTGACTCACGAAATGATTGCCCCCATCGGTCAGATGGATCAGGCGGCTTGGCAACTGCTGTTTGAAGACATGCCCATCGGGGCGTTATTGCGTAACCTGGGTTCTCTGACAGCTTTGGGCGTTCTGCAAACGCATAAGGGGAAAAACCTCAAGCACCTGGCCAAGCGTCTTCAAGACAAGCGGCAGCTCCGTCGGGGACGCATCCATCCCATTGATGTCCTCAAAGCGCTGAAGACGTACCGCTCAGGCGGTAAGGTAGGGCGTAGCCAGAAAACCTGGACGCCTGTGGCCCGCGTTGTGGATATCCTCGAAACGGCTCTGGAGCGTTCTTTCGATGTTGTAGAACCGACGGGGAAGACCTTCTTGCATGCGATCGATATCTCGGGCTCAATGTCGTTTTACTCGGTGGGCTCCGTTGGCCTTACCTGCTGCGAAATTGCTACAACTTTGGCTCTAACGACAGCTAAAGCGGAGGAAAACTATATCATCCGAGGCTTTTCCACCGATTTTCGCGATCTGGGCATCACCGCCCGCGATAGCTTTCACAGCGCTCTGGAGAAAGCCTCGAATCAAAACTTCGGCGGCACCGATGCCTCAGTCGCCTACGACTGGGCGATTCGTAACCGGGCTTATGTAGATGTCTTCTGCTTCTGGACAGATTCGGAAAGCTGGGCGGGTAAGGCACACCCCAGCCAACGACTGGCGGCCTACCGCAAAAAGGTGAATCCCAACGCGAAGGCCGTTTATGTCACCCTGGCTCCCTATCGGATTAGCCTGGTGGATCCCCAAGATCCCAACTCTTGGGATTTCGGCGGCTTTGATCCGGCCATGCCCAAAATAATCCAAATGATTGCCCAAGGTGAGCTTTAG
- a CDS encoding GNAT family N-acetyltransferase produces MADLSDAVHQDAIIALMDAYSADPMGDAKPLSDYARTHLLSGLQEHPMTLVFLAFNDNKPCGIATCFRGFSTFAAKPLINISDFYVDPTCRGSGIGRMLLDAIQNEAVRIGCCKLTLEVQENNSRARSIYSKFGFAQAVYAADANGGGSLYMTKPVP; encoded by the coding sequence TTGGCCGATCTCAGCGACGCTGTTCATCAAGACGCGATCATTGCGTTGATGGATGCATACTCGGCAGATCCAATGGGAGACGCGAAACCTCTGTCCGACTATGCCCGAACTCACCTTCTTTCAGGTCTGCAAGAACATCCGATGACATTGGTGTTTCTCGCGTTCAATGACAACAAACCATGTGGGATCGCGACCTGCTTTCGGGGATTCTCAACGTTTGCTGCAAAACCACTCATCAACATCAGTGATTTCTATGTTGATCCAACGTGTCGTGGTTCCGGAATCGGACGGATGCTGCTAGATGCGATACAGAATGAGGCTGTGAGAATCGGGTGCTGCAAACTTACACTAGAAGTACAAGAAAACAATTCGCGGGCTCGATCCATTTACAGTAAGTTTGGGTTCGCGCAAGCGGTCTATGCGGCAGACGCAAATGGTGGTGGATCGCTTTACATGACCAAACCTGTCCCATAG